The DNA segment ATGGCGCACCCACGCCACCGGCCACCGCCACCAGGTCACCGAATTCCGGCGGGAACACCTCTGACGCCTGTGACAACAGCACACTAAGGAGCAACCACGTGTCCACCCCGGACAGTCCGCCACGGGCGTCACGCCTGGTGGACACCATCCGCGTCACCGTCGCCGTCATCCTCGGCGGCATCGGCGCAGCCGCCGGATTCACCCACACCCACGAATGGGCCAGCCACCACGGACAAACCGGCTGGCTCGCCTGGGCCACCGCCATCGTGATCGAAGGCATGGTCGTCGTCGCCGGATTCGAAGTCCAACGCGACCACCGCACCGGGACCACCCGAAAACTCACCTTCCCCATGGCCGTCCTCGTCGCCGGATTCGGCGTCCAAATGGCCGCCCAAGTAGCACTGGCCGAACCCAGCCCCGCCGGATGGCTCGTCGCCGCCATGCCCGCACTCGGCTTCCTCGTCGTCGTCAAACTCCTCATGCGCCGCACCCCACAACCAACCCCTGCTCCGGATTTGCCGGCCGAATCCCCGACCACGCCATCCGCGCAGGTCAGTACACCGGTATCGGGCACGTCCCCGCGGCTTCGCCTCCCAGCCCCGCTCACTGCCCGCTTGGACACCCTCACGACCGAAGCCCAGCAGACCGGGCGCGTCCTGACCACCGACGACATCCGGCAAGCCCTCAAAGTCCCCGAAGACATGGCCGCGCGCATCCTCGCCGACCTCGCTCCCCGCAACGGACACCCCATCGCCACCTGAACCGCTGACCGCGCCCAGCGGGACACGGCCAACCCACCTGGCTGTGTCCCGCTTTTTGTTGCGCCACAACGAAAGGGCTCCCTGTTCATGACGTTGGAACAACGCCTCGCCCATCGAGTCCGCTCAACCGGCTACCTCGACTGGCGCGCCAAAGTCCACGCCGTCAACGGCTGCGCTCGCCCTGTCCGCCTCACCGGAGCGCACCAACTCCAAGACACCCGCACCGGAACCGTGTTGCATCACCACGGCGGGGACATCTTCGCCCCCTGCGGCAACCGCCGCTCCGCCGTCTGCCCCACCTGCTCCGACCGCTACGCCGCCGACGCGTTCCACCTCGTCCGCGCCGGACTCGTCGGCGGCACCAAAGGTGTCCCCACCACTGTCACCGACCGGCCCCGGGCATTCGTCACCCTCACCGCCCCCTCATTCGGCCCCGTCCACCACGCCCGGACCAGTGCCCGAGGCAAGCGCATCCCCTGCGGCTGCGGCGAACACCACCACGACGCCGACACCCGCGTCGGCACACCCCTCGACCCCGAGGGCTACGACTATGTGGGGGCGGTGCTGTGGCAAGCCCACGCCGGAGTGCTCTGGCAGCGCTTCACCATGCGCCTACGCCGCGAGATCGCCAAACGCGCCGGAATCCGGGTGAGGGACTTCGTCACCGAAGCTCGCCTGTCCTACGGCAAAGTCGCCGAATACCAACGCCGGGGCCTCATCCACTTCCACGCCATCATCCGCCTCGACGGCCCCGAAGGCGCCACCACACCCCCACCCACCTGGGCACACCCCGATCTTCTAGACGACGCCATCCACGCCGCCGCTGGCGCGGTGGTCTTGAACGTGTCTCGCCCGGACGGCACCACGGACACGCTCACCTGGGGCACACAGGTCGACGTCCGCGCGATCCAGCCCAGTGGTTCCGCGGAGTTCGAGACCCGCGACGGGCAGATCAGCGAAGAACGACTCGCCGCCTACATCGCCAAGTACGCCACCAAAGGCACAGGTAAGACCGAGGCCGCCGACCGTCCCATCCGATCGCAACTCGACATCGACTTCCTCAAGGTCTCCGAGCATCACCGGCGGATCATCCAAACCGCTTGGGACCTCGGCGACCTGCCCATGTATGAGGAGCTGAACCTGCGGCGCTGGGCACACATGCTCGCCTTCCGAGGCCACTTCCTCACCAAATCCACCCGCTACTCCACCACCTTCAAAACCATCCGAGGCGACCGCAAAACCTTCCGGCTGACCGAAACCCTCGCCCGCCTCGGACTCACCGACCAGGCCGACACCATCGCCGTAATCAACGACTGGACCTTCCACGGCGCCGGATACCGCGACGACGCCGAACGCGAACTCGCCACAGGCATCGCCACACGCATCCAAGACGACCGCAAGACCAAATACGCCAACGAATACGCAAAGGAACAACACCCATGAACAAACTACTCACCGTCGACGAACTCGCCGACTACCTCAACATCCCCAAAAACACCCTCTACCAATGGCGCACCAAAGGCTACGGACCCACCGGCGTCCGCATCGGCAAACACGTCCGCTACCGCGCCGACGACGTCGACACCTGGATCGAACGACAAGGAGCCATCTGATGGCCAGCATCCGGAAGCTTCGGGATGGCCGATACCAAGCCCAGTACCGTCCTGTTCCTGGCGGCAAACAGATAACCAAGACCACGAAGAAGAAGGTGGATGCCCAGCGTTGGCTGGACGAACAGCTTGCGTCGGTCGTCACAGGTAACTTCGTGGACCCGAAGGCTGGGAAGGTTTCGTTCCAGACCTACTTCGGGAGGTGGGCAGAGCGGCAACTGTGGACGACCGGCACTCAACGAGCGATGACATTGGCTGTCTCCTGCACAACGTTCAAACACCTGCCGCTGAACCGCATTCAGCGCTCGCACATTGAGTCATGGGTCAAGCACCTTCAGACTCTCGACCGTGGAGAGAGCCGTAAGCACGGTCTGGCGCCAGGGACCATCCGGACACGCTTCAACAACGTGCGCTCGGTTTTTCAGGGCGCAGTGCGGGATCGGCTGATCGCCGCTGACCCCTCGAAAGACGTACGGCTTCCGCGCACGCGCCGGGCCGACGTCGCAATGACACTTCCGACACCTCGTCAGGTGGCGCGGCTGCTTGCCACAGCAAGCCCGCGTTTCGGGCCATTCGTGGCGCTGTGCGCCTTCGCAGGGCTGAGGCTGGGTGAAGCTGCGGCACTGAAGGTCTCAGACCTCGACTTCGAGAGCGGCAGTATCACCGTCGCTCGGCAGGTCCAACGAGAGAACGGGGGCGGAGTGGAGATCCGATCACCCAAGTACGGCTCCGAGAGAACGGTGTACGTGTCAGATGAGCTGCTCTCGCTCGTGCAGGTTTATCTGGAGACATACCGGCCAGCCGGAAAGCCGGACCGCTGGGTGTTCGAGGGGTCAGCCGGTGACCCGCCCCACCAGAACACCGTGGGTTACTGGTGGCGACGCACGCGCGCAGCGGCTGCCTGTGACGACCTTCGTCTTCATGATCTTCGTCATTTCTTTGCGTCTGGTCTAATCGCGGCCGGTTGCGATGTGGTCACCGTCCAACGAGCCCTAGGCCACTCCAGCGCAACGGTGACGCTTAACACATACGCGCACCTATGGCCGAGTGCGGAGGACCGCACCCGGCTGGCGTCTGCCCGGTTGTTTGTCGACGTTGTCGGTTGTCCTGACGAACAGGTGACGAACGAGCGGGCAGCTTAGGGCTCAGAGCTGGTAAGACAGGTCTTATTCACACGTTGAAGCGGAACTCCACCACGTCGCCGTCGGCCATGATGTAGTCCTTGCCTTCCATCCTGACCTTGCCTGCCGACCTCGCGGCGGCCATCGAACCCGCCTCGACGAGATCATCGAACGACACGACCTCGGCCTTGATGAACCCGCGTTCGAAGTCGGTGTGGATCACGCCAGCGGCCTGCGGCGCGGTGGCGCCCTGCGGGACGGTCCACGCCCTCGCTTCCTTCGGCCCCGCGGTCAAATAGGTCTGCAAGCCCAGCGTGTGGAACCCCGCCCTGGCGAGCGCATGCAGCCCCGGCTCCTGTTGACCGACGGACTCCAGCAGCTCACGCACCGACTCCTCGTCGTCGAGTTCGAGCAGTTCGGCCTCGACCTTCGCGTCGAGGAAGACGGCGTCGGCCGGTGCGACCAGCTTGGCCAGTTCGGCTCGTTTGGTCTCGTCGGTCAACACGCCCTCGTCGGCGTTGAACACATAGAGGAACGGCTTCGCGGTCAGCAGACTCAGCTCGCGCAATCCTTCGAGGTCGACCTCTCGCTGCGCGGAGAACAGCGTCCGCCCCTCGTCGAGGATGTCCTTCGCGCGCTGCGCGTTCTCGAAAGCAGGCCGCAGATCCTTCTTCGTCCGGGCCTCCTTCTCCATCCTCGGCAGCGCCTTGTCCAAGGTCTGGATGTCGGCGAGGATCAGCTCGGTGTTGATCGTCTCCACGTCGCCGAGCGGATCGATCTTGCCGTCGACGTGGATCACATCCGGATCGTCGAACACCCTGATGACCTGGCAGATCGCGTTCGCTTCCCGGATGTTGGCGAGAAACTTGTTGCCAAGTCCCGCCCCCTCCGAAGCGCCTTTCACGATGCCCGCGATATCCACAAAGGACACCGTCGCGGGAACGGTCTTGACGGAGGAGAAGAGCTCCGCGAGCTTGTCCAGTCGCGGATCGGGCAGCGGGACGACACCGACGTTCGGCTCGATCGTCGCGAACGGGTAGTTCGCCGCGAGTACGTCGTTGCGCGTCAGCGCGTTGAACAGGGTGGACTTGCCGACGTTGGGCAGGCCGACGATTCCGAGGGTCAGACTCACGGGCTTCGAGTCTACGGGGCGCGTTCGCGCCGCCGTCCCCGCCGTTCACCAGGCACGGACCGTCATGTCCGATTCTCGCTAGTCGACGCCCTGACCTGGTGGCACCATCAACGGCATGACCTCGCCGATCGCGACATCCAGGACCACGGAACACAGCATGTGGCGGGACACCGAGCGGTGCTACCGCGCGGTGATGTCCCGGGACGCGCGCTTCGACGGGCAGTTCATCCTCGCCGTGCGCACCACCGGCATCTACTGCCGCCCCTCGTGCCCCGCGATGACCCCCAAGGAACGTAACGTCCAGTTCTTCCCCACGTCGGCCGCCGCACAGGCCAACGGATACCGGGCCTGCCGCCGCTGTCTCCCCGACGCCGTACCCGGATCTCCCGACTGGAACGTCAGGGCCGACCTGGCGGCGAGGGCCATGCGGTTGATAGCCGAAGGCGTCGTCGAACGTGAAGGCGTCACCGGTCTGGCGAACCGGCTCGGCTATTCCGAACGGCAGCTCGGCAGGGTGCTCTCCGCCGAACTCGGCGCCGGACCGCTCGCATTGGCCAGGGCGCACCGTGCCCATTCGGCTCGGTTGTTGATCGAGTTGTCCGAACTGCCCCTCACCGACGTCGCCTTCGCGGCAGGTTTCGCGAGCGTCCGGCAGTTCAACAACACCATCCGCGAGGTTTTCGGCACCACTCCTTCACAGCTCCGGGTCACCGCCGCGGGCAAACGCGGCCGCCCGGCACCGGCACCACGCGCGGACGGCGCCGGTGTCCAGTCCCACGCGAACGACACCGCTCTCATCTCCGAAGGCTCCGCTCCCACCGCTGCGGAAGACACCACTTCCGCCTCGCCCGCGAGCTCAATTGCCGCCTCCCCCGCCCGGGCCTCTAGCGCCGTTTCCTCCGACGGCACCTCCTCTCGGTCTGTTTCGTCCGGTGCCTCCGCCGACGCCTCGTACTTCGGCACCGCATCTTCCGCCGCCGCTTCTTCCCGCACCGGCGCCACTGCTGCGCCCGCTGCCGTCGTTCCCGCTGGCGTTTCCCCTGTGGCACCTGCATCCGCCGGGACGCTGCTCGATCTGCGGCTTCCGGTCCGGGAACCATTCGACGCCGATGGGCTGTTCTCGTTTCTCGCCGCGCGCGCGGTACCAGGTGTCGAGGTCGCCGACCACGAACTCGGTACCTTCTGGCGCACCCTCCGGTTGCCCCACGGCAGCGGCGTTGTCCGGCTGACTCCTTCCAACGGACACGTGCGGTGCGAACTACGCCTGACCGACGTCCGCGACCTCGGCACCGCCGTGGCCAGGGTCCGCAGGATGCTCGACCTCGATGCCGATCCGGCCGCGGTCAGGAGTGTGCTCGAAACCGACCCCGCAGTGGCACCGCTCGTCGCGGCGACGCCGGGTATCCGTGTCCCCGGGGCCATCGACGGCCCCGAGCTCCTGATCCGCGCCATGCTCGGCCAGCAGGTGTCCGTCGCCGCCGCGCGAACGGCTGCCGGTGCGCTCGCGGCTGCCATCGGCGAGCGCACACTCGCGGCCGTCGACGGCGAGCCGGATGTCCTCTTCCCTACACCCGCCGCCATCGCGGAGCACGGCCCACGGCTGCTGCGCGGGCCACGACGTCGGATGGCGGCGATCGTCGGCGCCGCCGAGGCCATGGCGACGGGCACACTCGACGTGCACGTCGGACGCGATGCCGACGACCTGCGAGCCGAACTGCTCGACACCCCCGGCATCGGTCCGTGGACAGCCGACTACGTGTTGATGCGGCTCCTCGGCAATCCCGATGTGCTCATGGCCGACGACCTTGTCGTCCGCAAGGGCGCGGTGGCGCTCGGCGTCGACGGCAGCGATCTCGCCGGGCACGCCGAGCGCTGGCGACCATGGCGTTCCTACGCAAGCATGTACCTCTGGCGGGCAGGCGGCACGAGCCCCGCCCCGCCCCAGCGGACAGCCACAGTCACCGCACGCGGCGAGAGCAAAGCAGCAACCACCTCATCGGATCGCCACTGACCGCGGGGCCGCCCGGCATCTCCAACCAGGGCGACGAGGATCCGGTGGCACAGGTTCGGAGTGACGACAAACCCGCCTCCACCGTGAGGCCGTTCACCTGGATCAGCGCTACTGGGTCACGACGGGAAGAATTCGCGACCGCGAGAGCTCAGGCAGCAGGTATCCCCCCTTCCGATTTCAATGTCGACCCGGCCCTTGACTTACTCACCCGCAAGCGGGTGGGAATGCGCTGACGCAGTTCCTCGACGTGGGAGACCACACCAACGACACGCCCTCCCGTCCTCAGTTCGTCGAGGACATCCATGACGACATCCAGCGTCTCGCCGTCGAGGGTGCCGAACCCCTCGTCGACGAACAACGTGTCCAGTAAGGCACCTCCTGTCTCCGCCGCCACCACATCGGCGAGGCCCAGCGCGAGCGAGAGTGACGCGAGGAACGACTCCCCGCCGGAGAGCGTCTTCGCCGGACGCACCATTCCCGAATAGTCGTCGAGCACATCAAGACCGAGACCACCACGAGTGCCTCGCGCACCGGCGGCGTCGGAGTGCACGAACGCGTATCTGCCCTGGCTCATCGACCTCAGCCGCGCCGTCGCCGCGACCGCGACTTCCTCCAACCGCGCCGCCAGCACATAAGAACGCAGTGACATCTTGCGCGCATTCTGACCGCGTCCGTTGACGACGTCGGTGAGCGCGTCGAGTTCGGCGTAGTTCTCCTCCGCCGGCACCAGCTCAGCCAATGCCGACCCGAACCTGCCGGCCAGCTCGGTCAGTTCCTGTTCTCGCCGCACCGCGTCCCGCCACTCGGCCACCGCCGTCTCCGCCGTCACCCGTGCGTGTTCGGCGGCGAGCCTCGCCGACTCCACGTCGACGACCTCGTCAGGTGACACATCGGCGAGTTCAGGCTCCGCGAGTGCCTTTTCCGCCGCCACCCTGGCGGCTTCGGCTTCCGCCAATGCCCGTTCCAGCTCGTCGATCCGGCTCACGGTGCGCGAGGCCGACATCGCCGCGTCAACTGTGCCGAATCCGGCGGCGAACGCGGCTTCTTCGGCCGCCGCCCTGTGTTCCTTGAGCCGCTCGACGGCGGCCGCACGGGCTGACCTCCGCTCCGCCAGTTCGTCCAGCGCTCCGACCACTCGCCCGAGCTGTGCCTTCCGCTCGGCGACGTCAGCGCAGTCTCCCCGGGCTTCCTCAAGCCGACGGGCTCGCTCCTCGACACGTTCCGCCAGCGTTTTTCGTTCCGCCTGCGCCGTTGCCGCGCTCTGCTCGGCTTCTGCTCGCTCCGTCGTAAGTGCCTCGTGTTCGGCTTCGGCCGAGCGCACCGATTCCTCCAGTCGTTCTCGCCGTGCCGCCACATCGGCGAGACCTGCGGACTCGGCCTTGAGCCGACCGTGGTGTTCGGCGAGTTCCTCGGCGGTACGCCCACCGAGGCGATCGAGTACCGCGGCGAGGTCCCTTTCCGCGCCGTGGCGCGCAGTGACCAGTTCAGTTCGCCGGAGTTCCGCGCGGCGCTCACGCTCGGCAGCCACGTCTTCCTCGTCGGCGCTGACGGTTTCCCTCAGCTGAAGCGCAAGGCTGGGGTGTTCAGCCGAGCCGCAGACGGGGCAAGCGTCACCGGCATCGAGCCCGGCCGCCAACTCGGCCGCCATCCCGGCAAGCCGCAGTTCCCTCAGATCGAGCACGACCGCCTTCGCGGCGAGGTGCGCTTCGATCGCCTCCTGCTCCGCGCCCTTCGCCTCGTGAAGGGCCTTCTCCAACCTGGGCAGGTCGTTGGCCGCGCTGAGCAGTTCACCAACTTCGACTTCCCGCTCGCGGACACCGTCCAGCTTGGCTCGTGCCTCGGTCGCGGCATCACGGTCCGTCCTCAGCTCGCGCAGCCGGTCGGGCAGCCCCTCAAGCTTTTCGCCGATGGCGGTTGCCTGCGCCGAGGCATACGTCGCGAGTTCAGCCAGATCGATCATTCTCTTGCGATCCCGTTGTTGCCGCTCGGCCTCCGCGACGAGACCGGTCAGCGCTCCGGCCTCCTCCCTGAACGCGCCCGCCCGTTCCCGCAACGTGAGGACATCGGCGTCAGGGTCGGCGAAACCGACGGCGACGACCGCATCCCGTGCGAGCACTTCGGTTTCTCTTGCCTCCGTAGCCCGCTGTTCCTGCCGGTCGGCGGCATTGGCGAGCCTGGTCACCGTGTCCGCCCGACGGGCGCTACCCAGCTCTTCCGTCCATTCCGAACGCTGTTTCGACTGTGCTGCAAGGCGGTCGAGACTGTCCCGCGCGGCCAGAACCCTGCGGACACGTTCGGCCCTCACGCGACGGTCATGCCAGGTGGCTTCGGCCTTTTCTCGCTCGACGTTCGCGGCCTTCGAACGCCGCTCGGCCTCCGCCGCGGTCGTTCTCGCTTGTTCTTCGATGTGTTCGACCCACTCCTTTCCGGCCTGTTCGACCAGTTCGACACCCGCGGTCTGCGCGAACCTGGCCAGCCATTCCCGCACCGACTGCCTGTGTTTCTCTATTTCTCTTCCTTTCGCGGTGCGCAGTTCCCTGAACCACCTTTCGACATCCGCGAAACGCCGCGTGTCGAAAAGCCGTTCGAGGAGTTGCTCACGCTCGACCGTTTCCGCACGGAGAAACCGGGCGAACTCGCCCTGCGGCAGCAGCACCACCTGGAAGAACTGTTCGGCGCTCATGCCGAGCAGCCGCTGCACGGTGCGAGCGACCTCGTCGATCCTGCTGACCCCTTCGGCGGGCTGCCCGTTCGGAACATCACCGACCCAGTGGAGCGCGGCCTTCGCCTGCTGGGTCGTGTGCCCTTCGCCGCGGAGCTTCGGCCGCTGGTACTCGGGACTCCGGATGATGCGCATCCGCTGCCTTTGCACCGTAAGTTCGAGTACCACCTCCGTCGCCGTCTCGGCACTCGCCAGGTCGCACCGCAGGCGCTTGACCTGACCACGGGCTCCCGGCACCGCCCCGAAAAGAGCGAAGGCCACGGCATCGAGAAGCGTCGTCTTACCCGCGCCGGTATCGCCGTGGAGCAGGAAAAGACCATCGGCCCCGAGTTTGTCGAAATCGACCACCTCGCGTCCGGCGTAGGGACCGAAAGCAGCGACTTCAAGACGGTGCAGTCTCACCGGATATCACCGTCCCGGTCGGGGTCGTGCTTGCTCGCGGCTTCCAGCGCACTCGTCAACAACGCCTGTTCGCGTTCGGTCGGCGGCGCTCCTCGGCAGTCGGCGAGAAAGCTCGCCGCGATTTCGTCAGCTGATCGTCCTCGAACCGCATCCGCGTAACGCAATACCGCCGCGAAACCGCCTTCCGGCTCCCAATCGAGGCGCACGGCGTGCGGAAACCGCTCTCGCAGCTTTCGCATCGCCTCGACCGGCCGCACCCTGTCCGTGAGCGTGACCGAAAGGAACGACTCGGTGAACTCGTCGTACTCGGCCGATTCGAGCAGCTCGCCGAGCGTACCGCTGATCGACGCGAGCGCCCTCGGCACGGGCAGCTCCCTCCGCTCGACGCCCGCGAGACCACCGGCGTCAAGATCGACCAACCACACGGATTTCCGTTGTGCTGCCTCGGAAAAGGAGTAGGCGAGCGGGCTTCCCGAGTACCGCAGGTTGTCTTCGATTCGCTGTGCGCCGTGCAAATGTCCTAAAGCGACATAGTCGATGCCGCCGAAGACGGATGCGGGAACCTGTTCGACACCACCGACGGCGATCGTGCGCTCCGAGTCGCTCCCGACTCCACCCGTGACAAAGGCATGCGCCAGCACGACCGAACGAGTGCCGGGAGGACGACCCGACAGATCACCGGCAATCCTTCTCATCGCCTCGGTGAGCACGCCGGTGTGCCCCTTCGCCGAGGGCACTTCCAACGCGTGCCTGGCGAGGTCCGGTTCCAGATAAGGAATCCCGTACAACGCTACTTGTCCGTGCTCGTCGTCGAGGACGACCGGCTGATGCAAACCCGCGACCGTGGTGCGCAAATGCAGTCCACCGGCAGCCGCGAAATCGGCGAAAGCCCCCAACCTCGCAGCGGAGTCGTGGTTTCCCGGCGTGACGACGAGCCGCGCGCCTGCCTCACTGATTTTTCGCAGCGCGGAGGTGGCGACCCGAACCGCCTCCGCCGAAGGAACCGCCCTGTCGTAGATGTCACCGGCAACGAGCACGACGTCGACAGCCTCGTCGACCACGAGATCGGCGAGGTGACTCAGTACGCCAGCCTGCTCGCGCAGCAGGTCGGTTCCGTGGAAGGTTCGTCCCACGTGCCAGTCGGAGGTATGGAGCATTCGCACGCGATCAAAGCTAGAACCGCCGACCGACAGAACCGGGTACAAACGACCGGCGTGTCACTCGAACGTGTGTTCGATAAGGACGATGGTCGTTTCTGTCGGTGCGGTAGGCCATGATGCGAACTAGCGATCACGGGAGAAAGGAGCGAGCCGGTGGGTTCGACGGTGCTCGCCACTGCGGCCATTGTGGTCGCGGTGCTGCTGGCGGCGGCGGTCGCTCTGGTGTGGCGGCTGTACCAGGACGGCATGCGCAGGGCCGACGCGGCGGCGAGGCAGGTGGACGTCGAACGCGCCAGAGTGGACGAACAGCAAACGGCATTGCGACAACAACAGCTCGCACTGCGCAGGTACGAAGTCGCATTCGCTTCGATCAGCGGCAGAGGCGAACTCGGCGAGCAAGTGCTGACCGAAACGGCGAGGGCACTGGGACTTCGGGAAGGTCTCCACTTCACCTCGCAAACCGATCTCGCGGGAGGCGGCGCGGCGAAACCGGACATGGTGTTGCGAGTCGGTGGCGATCGCACCGTTCCCGTCGACGCCAAGGCCAGCATGGCGTGCTGGGCCGAAGCCGTCGAGACGGACGACCCCGACGAACGGCTCGACGCGCTCCGGGTCCATGTCCGAAATCTCAGGTCACGGGCGGCCGAACTGGCGGGAAAGGGCTATCAGCGCTGGGCGGACGCGATCTACGGCACGGTCATGTTCGTTCCGTCGGACGCCGCGGTCGTCGCCGCGCTCGACACCGATCCCGAGTTGCTTCGCTGGATGCTCGATCGGCGAGTCTTTCTGTGTGGACCGACCGGGTTCGCGATCGTCGCATCCGCGGCCATGTTCGCCGCGACGGAACGGACGTTACT comes from the Prauserella marina genome and includes:
- a CDS encoding DNA recombination protein RmuC, with the protein product MGSTVLATAAIVVAVLLAAAVALVWRLYQDGMRRADAAARQVDVERARVDEQQTALRQQQLALRRYEVAFASISGRGELGEQVLTETARALGLREGLHFTSQTDLAGGGAAKPDMVLRVGGDRTVPVDAKASMACWAEAVETDDPDERLDALRVHVRNLRSRAAELAGKGYQRWADAIYGTVMFVPSDAAVVAALDTDPELLRWMLDRRVFLCGPTGFAIVASAAMFAATERTLLEDVEQVRATAAAAHRAAGNAVDALNLSSTHLQRFISARRRELEALESFRASVSPLTEAAASPTPVPAIRKGDELTTN